The following coding sequences lie in one Phyllopteryx taeniolatus isolate TA_2022b chromosome 4, UOR_Ptae_1.2, whole genome shotgun sequence genomic window:
- the LOC133477171 gene encoding zinc finger protein 239-like, translated as MEEDSSSVTEHSSDESDVAFDIEYVIKSDTSPEPEDDKKPKKKQCKSHPCTVCNKIFDRLSKLNRHQSVHIRPKTLKTLYTCLHCEKTFTEEEKLLRHQDTHNRKKEHPCPDCNKVFNKPSRLARHQRIHARKPKVPHQCSFCSKTFDKLYRRIRHERMHTGERPFTCSFCKKGFSEMGHCKAHEKTHQDNPEKPHRCPDCDMSFFKASELGRHQRSHTGEKPFQCSECGITLARSESLKRHMRSHTGERPYVCITCSKGFYSRRDLNIHLVIHSGEKPHLCPVCGKGFAQLGNMKEHKKNVHVRSGKYVCNKCGATFTRYKSLNMHQRVHTGERPYLCLPCGRSFSWSHCLCRHRRTQAHKQMLSNAAKSLEDFQELVEDPCS; from the exons ATGGAGGAAGACAGTTCATCTGTGACAGAGCACTCCTCAGACGAAA GTGACGTAGCCTTCGACATTGAATATGTCATAAAATCGGATACCTCCCCTGAGCCTGAGGATGACAAAAAGCCCAAGAAAAAGCAATGCAAGAGCCACCCTTGCACCGtttgcaacaaaatatttgacagGCTTTCCAAACTTAACAGGCACCAATCTGTACACATAAGGCCAAAGACCTTAAAGACTCTCTATACCTGTCTGCATTGTGAGAAGACTTTCACAGAAGAAGAGAAACTGTTACGACACCAGGATACCCACAACCGGAAAAAGGAGCACCCGTGCCCCGACTGCAATAAAGTGTTCAACAAGCCTTCCAGGCTAGCGCGGCATCAACGCATCCACGCCAGGAAACCAAAGGTGCCCCACCAGTGTTCCTTCTGCTCCAAGACATTTGATAAACTTTACAGGCGTATCCGTCACGAGCGAATGCATACGGGCGAGAGGCCTTTCACCTGCTCCTTCTGCAAGAAGGGATTCTCCGAGATGGGTCACTGCAAAGCTCACGAAAAGACGCACCAGGACAATCCGGAGAAGCCCCACCGTTGCCCTGACTGCGACATGTCCTTCTTCAAGGCCTCGGAACTCGGTCGACACCAGCGCTCGCACaccggggagaaaccttttcagTGCAGCGAATGTGGCATCACCTTGGCCCGTTCCGAGAGTCTGAAGAGACACATGAGGAGCCACACGGGCGAGCGGCCGTACGTCTGCATCACTTGCAGCAAGGGATTTTACTCCCGTCGGGATTTAAACATTCACCTTGTGATCCACTCGGGAGAGAAGCCCCACCTGTGCCCCGTGTGCGGCAAAGGGTTTGCGCAGCTGGGTAACATGAAGGAGCACAAAAAGAACGTCCATGTAAGGTCCGGCAAGTACGTTTGCAACAAATGCGGGGCCACATTCACCAGGTACAAGTCTCTGAACATGCACCAACGGGTGCACACCGGGGAGAGGCCTTATCTCTGCCTGCCGTGCGGTCGCAGCTTTTCCTGGAGTCACTGCCTGTGCAGACACCGCAGGACTCAGGCTCACAAGCAGATGTTGAGCAACGCAGCCAAAAGCCTAGAAGATTTTCAAGAGCTCGTTGAGGATCCATGCAGTTGA
- the LOC133477170 gene encoding zinc finger protein OZF-like isoform X2, whose product MEEDSSSVTDHSSDESAKAFDIEYIVESDPSDDLTPTEPDDDKKPKKKQRKSHPCTVCNKIFDRLSKLNRHQSVHTRPKTLKTRYTCLHCEKTFTEEEKLLRHQDTHNRTKEHPCPDCDKVFNKPSRLARHQRIHARKPKVPHQCSFCSKTFDKLYRRIRHERMHTGERPFTCSFCGKGFSEMGHCKAHEKTHQDNPEKPHRCPDCDMSFFKASELGRHQRSHTGEKPFQCSECDSTFARSESLKRHMRSHTGERPYVCITCSKGFYSRQDLNIHLLIHSGEKPHLCPVCGKGFSQLGNMKEHEKNVHVRSEKYVCNECGATFTRYKSLNLHQRVHTGERPYLCLPCGRSFSWSHCLSRHRRTHAHKQMLSDAAKGLEDFQELVEDQCS is encoded by the coding sequence GTGCCAAAGCGTTTGACATTGAGTATATCGTAGAGTCCGATCCCAGCGATGACTTGACCCCCACTGAGCCTGATGACGACAAAAAGCCCAAGAAAAAGCAACGCAAGAGCCACCCTTGCACCGtttgcaacaaaatatttgacagGCTTTCCAAACTTAACAGGCACCAATCTGTACACACAAGGCCAAAAACCTTAAAGACTCGCTATACCTGTCTGCATTGTGAGAAGACTTTCACAGAAGAAGAGAAACTGTTACGACACCAGGATACCCACAACCGGACAAAGGAGCACCCGTGCCCCGACTGCGATAAAGTGTTCAACAAGCCTTCCAGGCTAGCGCGGCATCAACGCATCCACGCCAGGAAACCAAAGGTGCCCCACCAGTGTTCCTTCTGCTCCAAGACATTCGATAAACTTTACAGGCGTATCCGTCACGAGCGAATGCATACGGGCGAGAGGCCTTTCACTTGCTCCTTCTGTGGGAAGGGATTTTCTGAGATGGGTCACTGCAAAGCTCACGAAAAGACGCACCAGGACAATCCGGAGAAGCCCCACCGTTGCCCCGACTGCGACATGTCCTTCTTCAAGGCCTCGGAACTCGGTCGACACCAGCGCTCGCACaccggggagaaaccttttcagTGCAGCGAATGTGACAGCACCTTCGCTCGTTCCGAGAGTCTGAAGAGACACATGAGGAGCCACACGGGCGAGCGGCCGTACGTCTGCATCACTTGCAGCAAGGGATTTTACTCCCGTCAGGATTTAAACATTCACTTGCTGATCCACTCGGGAGAGAAGCCCCACCTGTGCCCCGTGTGCGGCAAAGGCTTCTCGCAGCTGGGCAACATGAAGGAGCATGAGAAGAACGTCCACGTAAGGTCCGAGAAGTACGTTTGCAACGAATGCGGGGCCACCTTCACCAGGTACAAGTCGCTGAACCTGCACCAGCGGGTGCACACCGGGGAGAGGCCTTATCTCTGCCTGCCGTGCGGTCGCAGCTTTTCCTGGAGTCACTGCCTGAGCAGACACCGCAGGACTCACGCTCACAAGCAGATGTTGAGCGACGCGGCCAAAGGCCTAGAAGATTTTCAAGAACTCGTTGAGGATCAGTGCAGTTGA
- the LOC133477093 gene encoding zinc finger protein 239-like, whose translation MEEDNSSVTDHSSDESDAAFDIEYVVESDTSTDPEDDKKPKKKEGKSHPCTVCDKIFDRLSKLNRLSQKKRNCYDTRIPTTGKRSSPCPDCDKVFNNPSRLLRHQRVHTRKPKVPHQCSFCSRTFDKLSKRIRHERMHTGERPFTCSFCKKGFSEMGHCKAHEKKTHHDNPEKPHRCPDCDMSFFRASELGRHQRTHTREKPFQCSDCGITFASSENLKRHMRSHTGERPYVCITCSKGFYSRQDLNIHLLIHSGEKPHLCPVCGKGFAHLGNMKEHEKNVHAKSSKYVCNKCGATFTWYKSLNLHQRVHTGERPYLCLPCGRSFSWRHCLSNHRRTQAHKQMLSNAAKSLEDFQELVEDQCS comes from the exons ATGGAGGAAGACAATTCATCTGTGACAGATCACTCCTCAGACGAAA GTGACGCAGCCTTCGACATTGAGTATGTCGTAGAATCGGATACCTCCACTGATCCTGAGGATGACAAAAAGCccaagaaaaaggaagggaagaGCCACCCTTGCACCGTTTGCGACAAAATATTTGACAGGCTTTCCAAACTTAACAG ACTTTCACAGAAGAAGAGAAACTGTTACGACACCAGGATTCCCACAACCGGAAAAAGGAGCAGCCCGTGCCCCGACTGCGATAAAGTGTTCAACAACCCTTCCAGGCTATTGCGGCATCAACGCGTCCACACCAGGAAACCAAAGGTGCCCCACCAGTGTTCCTTCTGCTCCAGGACATTCGATAAACTGTCCAAGCGTATCCGTCACGAACGAATGCACACGGGCGAGAGGCCTTTCACCTGCTCCTTCTGTAAGAAGGGATTCTCCGAGATGGGTCACTGCAAAGCTCACGAAAAGAAGACGCACCATGACAATCCGGAGAAGCCCCACCGCTGCCCCGACTGCGACATGTCCTTCTTCAGGGCCTCTGAACTCGGTCGACACCAGCGCACGCACACTCGGGAGAAACCTTTTCAGTGCAGCGATTGTGGCATCACCTTCGCCAGTTCCGAGAATCTCAAGAGACACATGAGGAGCCACACGGGCGAGCGGCCGTATGTCTGCATCACTTGCAGCAAGGGATTTTACTCCCGTCAGGATTTAAACATTCACTTGCTGATCCACTCAGGAGAAAAGCCCCACCTGTGCCCCGTGTGCGGCAAAGGGTTTGCACACCTGGGCAACATGAAGGAGCACGAGAAGAACGTCCACGCAAAGTCCAGCAAGTACGTTTGCAACAAATGCGGGGCCACATTCACCTGGTACAAGTCTCTGAACCTGCACCAGCGGGTGCACACTGGGGAGAGGCCTTATCTCTGCCTGCCGTGCGGTCGCAGCTTTTCCTGGCGTCACTGCCTGAGCAACCACCGCAGGACTCAGGCTCACAAGCAGATGTTGAGCAacgcggccaaaagcctagaaGATTTTCAAGAGCTCGTTGAGGATCAATGCAGTTGA